A genomic region of Thermoflexus sp. contains the following coding sequences:
- a CDS encoding TraR/DksA family transcriptional regulator produces the protein MAVPFDRFRRVLEEERVRLKEELARLDARAPEGIGYHDHMADDATDVLDQTTRAALRRHLEIRLQEVEAAIQRMEEGTYGICQACGRPIDIARLKAIPFAALCLDCQSKRERGSGEAFR, from the coding sequence ATGGCCGTTCCATTTGATCGGTTCCGCCGGGTGCTCGAGGAAGAGCGGGTTCGATTAAAAGAAGAGCTGGCCCGACTGGATGCCCGCGCGCCGGAGGGGATCGGTTACCATGATCACATGGCCGATGACGCTACAGATGTGCTGGATCAAACGACCCGGGCTGCGTTACGCCGCCATCTGGAAATCCGCCTTCAGGAAGTGGAAGCAGCGATCCAGCGGATGGAGGAGGGCACATATGGGATCTGCCAGGCATGTGGCCGGCCGATCGATATCGCCCGCCTGAAGGCCATCCCTTTCGCGGCCCTCTGTCTGGACTGTCAATCCAAACGGGAGCGCGGATCTGGCGAGGCCTTCCGATAG